A window from Pichia kudriavzevii chromosome 5, complete sequence encodes these proteins:
- a CDS encoding uncharacterized protein (PKUD0E00890; Pfam Domains: Mito_carr(1.3e-72)) → MEEVDSILVDNVKSFASGGFGGVCAVLTGHPFDLTKVLLQTNQYPSTAQAIKGTLAKNGPLGFYKGVTSPLLGVTPMFAVSFWGYDLGKRLVISNRGKSPDEPLTIGEISAAGFFSAIPTTLIAAPFERVKVVMQIDKEKSSSGFAATVARLYKEGGIRSIYKGSLATLARDGPGSAAYFATYEYVKNYLSKDNGQDDGLSLGAITVAGGLAGVAMWTAIYPVDTIKSIQQSSSTRVSMSSVAKTLLKTKGIAGFFPGLAPALARSFPANAATFLGVEFAKQLLG, encoded by the coding sequence ATGGAAGAAGTAGACTCTATTCTCGTTGATAACGTCAAATCTTTTGCTTCGGGCGGATTTGGCGGTGTTTGCGCCGTTCTCACTGGCCATCCATTTGATCTTACTAAAGTTTTACTACAGACCAACCAATATCCATCAACAGCACAAGCCATTAAAGGAACATTGGCGAAAAATGGTCCACTCGGATTCTACAAGGGTGTAACCTCGCCTCTATTGGGAGTCACACCAATGTTTGCCGTCTCCTTTTGGGGGTACGATCTAGGTAAGAGACTTGTTATCTCCAACAGAGGCAAGTCTCCAGATGAACCATTGACAATTGGTGAGATTTCAGCAGCTGGCTTTTTCTCTGCAATACCAACCACGTTAATTGCTGCGCCGTTTGAACGTGTCAAGGTTGTTATGCAGATAGACAAGgagaaatcatcatctgGATTTGCTGCAACTGTTGCCCGTTTGTATAAGGAAGGTGGTATACGTTCCATTTATAAAGGTTCATTGGCAACTCTAGCTAGAGATGGTCCAGGTTCTGCTGCGTATTTTGCCACTTATGAATATGTGAAGAATTACTTGAGCAAAGATAATGGACAAGATGACGGTTTATCATTGGGGGCAATCACCGTAGCCGGTGGATTGGCAGGCGTTGCCATGTGGACGGCCATCTACCCCGTTGATACCATCAAGTCCATTCAACAATCTTCCTCAACACGTGTCTCCATGTCCTCCGTAGCAAAGACATTACTCAAAACCAAGGGAATTGCTGGCTTCTTCCCTGGTCTAGCACCAGCGTTGGCACGTTCCTTCCCCGCTAATGCAGCAACTTTCCTCGGTGTCGAATTTGCCAAACAGCTCTTGGGTTGA
- a CDS encoding uncharacterized protein (PKUD0E00870; similar to Saccharomyces cerevisiae YNL127W (FAR11); ancestral locus Anc_2.143), with amino-acid sequence MERPSINIRSWDRDFDPQTHAVSEDEIEGNEDNHDNNNDEDDDEDEEGGGGVNDSYPSDEAKLAADAEVQEILSENDEEFPETLIDQNEMMETSDDQDIMGSPHSSFSYDDTITDQEIDGLTNYNIILEYPQLNFKNDQLLSFIEELNDWFTFKDLQQLKDILHISKNTRLSKLPVLRDNLIKYKNTQNGGKLLQELLSLAYLSMGSFNDARSHADIVDKIRINISEMIKCEGLFEVLTDIIIESSAKLTEPTNLEVNVDMKQLKLISSHYFYSLTIVFIMLLLFNTGELDDHKFKKSVNTLINEKEIMIEILKALDRWKWISINSDNEDPSIILESMSSKVIDSEKIKVMVVSQFRLRNTLNFLNNLILFQFGDLKKLKATEDFLKFKFEDCKKSNKDEGKSITTLDYNYYVHELLCRYPTYTPPKLENSEILELIVKNEKPSSMSKLINVESLPINQHQNLKNSKENLFNMSNGPPEIHIATPMPSPTLTPQHTGNTKNCSSISEFDHSSNEIKKKLYITQSSFPNIYPSTDNSNVPRSIQEAVNIFYNNINDDFNTKQFTTVFEEFIVKENGIHTNSISDTSNKKDSFIFTEKDIEENPIFEDEIQSLQNVEEFYTKGLPYLNSLVSIVLKLLNSNIIPSQQTDGKTRQRTPYTSKYQDAEKPYLSSKLNPFEKQKLEVERIKETMLKNASTIIMLLQEWFKLSHVLKFEYFSTLLYDQDFLIYLFRYLDSNKIQAFSGKEVDFKEKDTLINNRIVYCDYKVLYYLEDYNFFKKCLALSTNKEKEIKHDDEIGDFQSIFEKKTNKEDINPLSFILPFVPHSQVFTVINPNLRCCILLSNLLGSMYLTIEKFKIQRIYKLIGLRPTEILRFYLTLHNEHFYSPILKTIKLISPFIGKKWRANNMDLISFVYLFEKIGLKDPWLNNFLSVGIEENTKRGYDNESALRSLVKYYNYSNYGETLKKVGYSNDINEFMMDLEGTGDYFANNL; translated from the coding sequence ATGGAGAGACCAAGTATCAACATTCGTTCATGGGATAGGGATTTTGATCCGCAAACACATGCCGTTTCAGAGGACGAGATCGAAGGTAACGAAGACAATCAtgataataacaatgatgaggatgatgatgaggatgaggAGGGTGGTGGTGGAGTAAATGACTCATATCCTAGTGATGAAGCCAAGCTGGCAGCGGATGCGGAAGTTCAGGAAATATTGTCTGAAAATGACGAAGAGTTTCCTGAAACACTGATCGATCAAAATGAAATGATGGAAACTTCTGATGATCAGGACATTATGGGGTCCCCACACTCAAGTTTTTCCTACGACGATACAATCACTGATCAAGAGATAGACGGTTTAACCAACTACAACATTATTTTAGAATACCCCCAATTGAATTTTAAAAACGATCAATTATTGTCTTTtattgaagagttgaatGATTGGTTTACGTTCAAGGATTTGCAACAGCTAAAAGATATCCTCCATATCTCAAAGAATACAAGATTGTCAAAATTACCCGTGTTAAGAGATAACCtaataaaatacaaaaacaCCCAAAACGGTGGAAAACTGCTCCAAGAGCTTCTATCCCTTGCATATTTATCAATGGGATCTTTTAATGATGCAAGATCTCATGCCGATATTGTTGACAAAATTCGGATTAACATAAGTGAAATGATAAAATGTGAAGGTCTTTTTGAGGTATTAACGGACATTATTATTGAGTCTTCTGCCAAACTTACTGAACCTACTAATCTGGAAGTCAACGTGGATATGAAGCAACTTAAACTAATTTCAAGTCATTATTTCTATTCTCTCACCATAGTTTTTATAATGCTGTTGCTATTCAACACAGGAGAATTAGATGAtcacaaattcaaaaagagTGTTAATACActcatcaatgaaaaagaaattatgATTGAAATACTGAAAGCTTTAGATCGATGGAAATGGATCTCCATCAATTCCGATAATGAAGACCCAAGTATTATCTTAGAGTCGATGTCTTCCAAAGTTATTGATAGTGAAAAGATAAAAGTCATGGTAGTTTCTCAGTTTAGGTTAAGAAATACcttgaattttttaaacaatttgatattgttcCAATTTGGAGATTTAAAGAAACTTAAGGCAACCGAAGATttcctcaaattcaagtttgaagattgcaagaaatcaaataagGATGAAGGGAAGTCGATCACTACCTTAGACTATAACTATTATGTTCATGAACTATTATGTCGTTATCCAACTTACACGCCACCAAAACTTGAGAATTCAGAAATCCTAGAGCTAATTGTGAAAAACGAAAAGCCCAGCTCAATGTCAAAATTAATTAATGTTGAATCATTACCAATTAACCAGCACCAAAATcttaaaaatagcaaagaAAACTTGTTTAATATGTCCAATGGTCCTCCAGAAATCCACATTGCAACACCGATGCCTTCTCCTACTCTAACTCCTCAACACACAGGGAATACCAAAAATTGCTCTAGCATTTCAGAATTTGatcattcttcaaatgagataaagaaaaaactgTATATTACTCAATCGTCCTTCCCCAATATATACCCATCAACGGATAATTCCAACGTTCCACGTAGTATCCAAGAAGCAGTAAATATCTTCTACAATAATATTAATGATGACTTTAATACAAAGCAATTCACAACAGTATTTGAGGAATTCATCGTAAAGGAAAATGGAATACACACAAATTCCATATCAGACACTTCCAACAAGAAGGATAGCTTCATTTTTACCGAAAAGGATATCGAGGAAAATccaatatttgaagatgagaTTCAAAGTTTGCAAAACGTTGAAGAGTTTTACACTAAGGGGTTGCCATACCTCAATTCTTTGGTATCTATAGTattgaaattattgaatTCCAACATCATTCCAAGTCAACAAACAGATGGTAAGACCAGGCAGAGGACACCATATACTTCAAAGTATCAGGATGCTGAAAAACCATACCTCAGCAGTAAACTCAatccatttgaaaaacagaaattAGAGGTAgaaagaataaaagaaactatGCTGAAGAATGCCTCTACGATAATCATGTTACTACAGGAATGGTTCAAACTATCTCATGTGTTAAAATTTGAATACTTTTCAACACTACTATATGATCAagattttttgatttatttgtttCGATATTTGGATAGTAATAAAATTCAAGCATTCTCAGGTAAAGAGGTTGACTTTAAGGAAAAGGATACGTTGATTAATAACAGAATAGTATACTGTGATTATAAAGTGTTGTACTACCTTGAAGAttacaattttttcaagaaatgcTTAGCACTAtcaacaaataaagaaaaagagatAAAACATGATGACGAGATTGGAGATTTCCAATCAatttttgagaagaaaacaaacaaggaAGATATCAATCCATTGTCATTTATACTACCCTTTGTTCCTCATAGCCAGGTATTCACAGTTATTAATCCAAATTTGAGATGTTGCATCTTATTGTCCAATCTTCTAGGCTCGATGTATTTgacaattgaaaagtttaaaaTCCAAAGGATATACAAATTGATTGGATTAAGGCCAACCGAAATTTTAAGATTTTATCTAACTTTACATAATGAACATTTTTATTCaccaattttgaaaaccaTTAAGTTGATCTCTCCCTTTATAGGTAAGAAATGGAGAGCAAATAATATGGACCTTATTTCGTTTGTTTAcctatttgaaaaaattggtttaAAGGATCCATGGTTGAACAATTTTCTTAGTGTTGGTATTGAGGAGAATACAAAGCGAGGATATGACAATGAGTCTGCATTGAGATCATTGGTTAAGTATTATAACTATTCGAATTATGGTGAAACATTAAAAAAGGTTGGGTATTCAAATGACATAAATGAGTTTATGATGGATCTCGAAGGTACCGGAGATTACTTTGCGAATAATTTATAA
- a CDS encoding uncharacterized protein (PKUD0E00865) has product MLSLDESVGLFVRVITQHDQAIYGKIHSYSPRTLLTLIETPPNSKSASSRVSQSPSPSDDEKYDKNAKFTAINIQHIKSIHALEKNKYTEKIHINDTFANKINAPCYIPKETLGYKIRNGTRDTRKQELEFRLRLMAKDKLSGEGLKLFRNLVNVIPIDTFSIDPSGDIKFEDSAICILKPYKPGDVKVINGDDTQREKEQYNYIKKQVSSAWEKIEKVEKGG; this is encoded by the exons ATGCTCTCTCTCGACGAAAGTGTGGGCTTATT TGTAAGAGTGATAACTCAACATGATCAGGCAATCTATGGGAAAATTCACAGCTACTCGCCACGGACATTGTTGACACTCATAGAGACACCTCCCAATTCAAAATCGGCGTCTTCAAGAGTGTCCCAATCTCCTTCACCTTCAGATGATGAGAAGTACGAtaaaaatgcaaaattCACTGCCATTAATATTCAGCATATCAAGTCTATTCATGCCTTGGAGAAGAATAAATACACGGAGAAGATACATATTAATGATACTTTTGCAAACAAAATTAATGCACCATGTTATATACCGAAGGAGACTTTGGGTTATAAAATACGTAATGGAACTAGGGATACACGGAAACAAGAATTGGAATTCAGGTTGCGTTTGATGGCGAAGGATAAATTAAGTGGAGAAGGGCTCAAGCTTTTCAGAAACTTGGTCAATGTTATCCCTATCGATACTTTCTCCATAGACCCTTCAGGTGAcatcaaatttgaagattctgCCATCTGTATCTTGAAGCCTTACAAGCCTGGGGATGTGAAAGTCATCAACGGTGATGATACCCAAAGAGAGAAGGAACAGTATAACTATATCAAGAAACAAGTCTCTTCTGCATGGGAGAAAATAGagaaagttgaaaaggGTGGATAA
- a CDS encoding uncharacterized protein (PKUD0E00910; similar to Saccharomyces cerevisiae YNL131W (TOM22); ancestral locus Anc_2.137), protein MSADAPTYSTNEVEAVLEQAVADAEAQVEQLEEQAAEEAVEEAVEEAVEEAVEEAVEEAAVEAAVEEAVEEAVEEIEKKFAQEQSDAAVLAAASASTKEDSDDETSEDEDEDDFDPSDETILDRIEALKDIFSPAQRSFFTSAYSKTISFAKSSTFNIGSALWYVATTSMLVGVPLAVAILNETQLTELEKELNGQGLGAPAVAPAVSAAPATEEAK, encoded by the coding sequence atGTCTGCAGACGCACCTACCTATTCTACCAACGAAGTCGAAGCCGTTCTTGAACAAGCTGTTGCTGACGCAGAAGCACAAGTTGAACaacttgaagaacaagCAGCTGAAGAAGCCGTCGAAGAAGCCGTCGAAGaagcagttgaagaagccGTTGAAGAAGCCGTTGAAGAGGCAGCAGTTGAAGCagcagttgaagaagcagttgaagaagcagttgaagaaattgaaaagaagttTGCACAGGAACAATCCGATGCTGCAGTTTTAGCAGCTGCATCTGCATCAACAAAGGAAGACAGCGATGACGAAACtagtgaagatgaagacgaGGACGATTTCGATCCATCCGACGAGACTATTCTTGATCGTATTGAGGCATTGAAGGATATCTTCTCTCCAGCACAGAGAAGTTTCTTCACCTCTGCATATTCCAAGACCATTTCATTTGCTAAAAGCTCTACTTTCAATATTGGTTCTGCATTATGGTATGTTGCAACTACAAGTATGTTAGTTGGTGTTCCATTGGCTGTTGCAATTTTGAACGAGACACAGTTGACCGAACTCGAAAAGGAATTGAATGGTCAAGGCTTGGGCGCACCGGCAGTTGCACCAGCAGTCTCCGCAGCACCAGCAACTGAAGAAGCTAAATAA
- a CDS encoding uncharacterized protein (PKUD0E00920; similar to Saccharomyces cerevisiae YHR122W; ancestral locus Anc_2.139) — translation MSDEPINANPTVKDTSQLPTRETKTTLRTFPHEQYEAGLDSLVTQYLFDCDNEDQRDDEDNGPDEPLDAQEIYDLIASISDPEHPLSLGQLSVVNLPDISVQQPNLEKGELGHVCVQITPTITHCSLATLIGLGIRVRLDRSVSKKYRPQIIVKEGTHQSEKQVNKQLNDKERVCAACENPQLVKVVSQMLSTCVV, via the coding sequence ATGTCTGACGAGCCGATTAATGCCAATCCAACTGTCAAGGACACGTCGCAGCTCCCCACCAGAGAGACAAAGACTACTCTGCGGACGTTTCCCCATGAACAGTATGAAGCTGGTCTTGATAGTCTAGTAACCCaatatttatttgattgCGATAACGAGGACCAACGTGACGACGAGGACAATGGACCAGATGAACCACTGGATGCACAAGAGATCTATGACTTGATAGCGTCTATCTCAGATCCAGAACATCCGCTTTCTCTTGGTCAGCTCTCGGTGGTAAATCTTCCAGACATTTCCGTCCAACAGCCCAACCTAGAGAAGGGCGAGCTCGGCCATGTCTGTGTGCAAATCACGCCAACCATCACCCACTGCTCGTTGGCCACTCTTATTGGTCTTGGAATCCGTGTACGTTTAGACCGTAGTGTCTCTAAGAAATACCGCCCTCAAATCATCGTCAAGGAGGGGACTCATCAAAGTGAGAAACAGGTGAACAAACAGCTCAACGACAAGGAGAGGGTCTGTGCCGCTTGTGAAAACCCACAGCTCGTTAAGGTCGTCTCCCAGATGTTGTCTACCTGTGTTGTCTAA
- a CDS encoding uncharacterized protein (PKUD0E00930; similar to Saccharomyces cerevisiae YHR118C (ORC6); ancestral locus Anc_2.149): MSSLFITSAIRDLIPTHPEPYPGELVNFAHSLYTASKMNVPLSGSDEIARYHLACYTVVEYFKDSYSLPDPFLTKIPIPSKRFNQLLFAFKTTMTTITQNTPKAKRIVDVQLQTPSTTPFSSKSTESYIDKIRQSKLKQQDLQQQQVNRSLTNQLLEVAATPPSTPQKAPRSKRTQLSPSKLSPYKARAKLVITTPILVSFCNKFYIPEHITMHILQTFKLYKHVVPNGWGLLVGLVGISYMKLNKQRISKKLNLKTKLFKLLHVTQQGGLSYDECKQYIREVTRMICTQKWIKEAKYDFDTDTETESLMKGIAASDSVMSSLGSFLDSSVLYVTMKDSPKVQKWVKSIRRTTPSTPARSPAPATI, encoded by the coding sequence ATGTCATCGTTGTTCATCACATCTGCTATAAGGGATCTTATCCCAACCCATCCAGAACCATACCCGGGAGAACTAGTCAATTTTGCACATTCCTTATACACAGCTTCCAAAATGAACGTCCCCCTCTCTGGGTCCGATGAAATAGCCCGGTATCATCTGGCATGTTATACAGTcgttgaatatttcaaagattcttATTCTTTACCTGACCCTTTTCTTACTAAGATCCCTATTCCTAGCAAAAGATTCAACCAACTACTATTTGCCTTTAAAACCACAATGACTACTATAACACAGAATACTCCCAAGGCTAAAAGAATAGTAGATGTACAATTACAAACACCTTCCACAACCCCTTTCTCTTCCAAGTCCACCGAATCTTACATCGATAAAATCAGACAGTCAAAGTTAAAGCAACAAGACCTCCAACAACAGCAAGTAAATAGATCATTGACTAACCAACTATTGGAGGTCGCTGCTACGCCTCCTTCTACGCCTCAAAAAGCACCTAGGTCAAAACGTACACAATTATCACCTTCCAAACTTTCTCCATATAAGGCCCGTGCTAAATTAGTGATAACAACACCAATCTTGGTTTCATTTTGCAACAAATTCTATATTCCAGAGCATATCACCATGCACATCCTCCAAACTTTTAAACTATATAAACATGTCGTTCCAAATGGTTGGGGGTTATTAGTTGGGCTTGTTGGTATCTCATACATGAAGTTAAACAAACAACGaatttccaaaaagttGAATCTGAAGACAAAGTTATTCAAGTTATTGCATGTAACTCAACAGGGTGGATTATCATATGACGAATGTAAGCAATATATCAGAGAAGTCACACGCATGATATGCACTCAAAAATGGATCAAGGAAGCCAAATATGACTTTGATACAGATACGGAGACCGAGTCTCTAATGAAAGGCATTGCTGCGTCTGATTCCGTAATGTCTTCACTGGGATCTTTTCTTGATTCTTCTGTTCTCTATGTGACAATGAAAGACTCTCCAAAAGTCCAAAAATGGGTCAAAAGCATCAGAAGAACAACACCATCAACACCTGCCAGATCTCCTGCTCCGGCTACAATATAA
- a CDS encoding uncharacterized protein (PKUD0E00880; similar to Saccharomyces cerevisiae YNL126W (SPC98); ancestral locus Anc_2.144) translates to MDMETVEEVVRDTQYLLLGADSRSFQFKTEPLLTVSITYTIRSNSELQHVQDIVQLALIIKKLSLQPLTVFKSDVHAAFLDNINEIVRCFQTELDEIYTNNKPTSLLEVNCKLTDWSVIFKHIYWLNIRCSTLNASDFLSLLFEYSLHGDTLIADHSLRIFNSCKKNYFDLIQSWVLKGSFDSSCIDDSFFITKEKKFNSSKVPSFITNEFALKVYHIGRAIDFIQNYLHHEEWVNDYYCYYCSEDFNQINVELLYKFVIDHLDESILTDFQNEVSYLNRFLLFNQGDLINAIIEKGTLVLNKQASTLSSYQLIDLLKDSIDICSVSCNVPPDVYNRIDARLLNIDIDTSIGWDLFTLDFKLIPPIQYIVSKSYKEYLRVFNFLLKIKHLRRQLSLSWKKSNFNYKKSPHSVHNLKNYQRKFNLIRHQFISFIDTIFSYIENEILIVNFIIFQQNLTPTRINLRNGKLLPVGDSMLNLDDLQRIHNDYILSISRSDLFSNDFNQILYQLIIIVQRFASLAIEFDQSISDIHQLESLNQSTDLSSHISSISLKIDKIMKKLNKDIVTHFENCMNLLIQSLRNSSKSSLISLSHILEV, encoded by the coding sequence ATGGATATGGAGACGGTGGAGGAGGTCGTCAGGGACACACAGTATCTCCTATTGGGAGCAGATTCTCGCTCGtttcaattcaaaacaGAACCGCTTTTAACAGTTAGCATAACATATACAATACGGTCAAATTCTGAGCTACAGCATGTGCAAGATATAGTTCAGCTTGCCCTTATAATAAAGAAACTGTCCCTACAACCGTTAACTGTTTTCAAGTCGGACGTTCATGCTGCCTTCTTGGATAACATTAATGAAATTGTACGGTGTTTTCAAACAGAGTTGGATGAGATTTATACAAATAACAAACCCACTTCGCTCTTGGAAGTTAACTGTAAACTGACAGATTGGTCAGTCATCTTTAAGCATATCTACTGGCTTAATATTAGATGCAGCACCTTAAATGCGAGTGATTTCTTATCACTACTCTTTGAGTATTCATTACATGGAGATACTCTAATTGCAGATCATTCTTTGAGAATTTTCAATAGTTGtaagaaaaattatttcGACTTGATCCAGTCTTGGGTTTTGAAAGGTTCCTTTGATTCCAGTTGTATAGATGATTCCTTTTTCATTaccaaagagaaaaagtttAATTCTTCTAAAGTACCCTCGTTTATTACCAATGAATTCGCCTTAAAAGTATATCATATAGGTAGGgcaattgattttatcCAAAACTACTTACACCATGAAGAATGGGTTAatgattattattgttactATTGTTCGGAAGATTTCAATCAAATTAATGTCGAATTATTATACAAGTTTGTCATTGATCATTTGGATGAATCAATTTTGActgatttccaaaatgaGGTTTCTTATTTGAACAGGTTCCTTTTATTTAATCAGGGTGATTTGATTAATGCAATTATAGAGAAAGGTACCCTGGTTCTGAACAAACAAGCATCAACTTTGTCAAGTTAccaattgattgatttgttgaaagattcTATTGATATTTGTTCAGTTTCTTGCAATGTTCCACCTGATGTTTATAATAGAATTGATGCTAGACTACTTAATATCGATATAGATACCTCAATTGGTTGGGATTTGTTTACATTGGATTTTAAACTTATACCTCCTATCCAATATATCGTCTCTAAATCATATAAAGAGTATTTGCgtgtttttaattttttgcTCAAAATTAAACATTTAAGACGTCAATTATCTTTATCTTGGAAGAAGTCTAATTTTAATTACAAAAAGTCACCACATTCAGTCCACAATCTGAAAAATTACCAACGCAAGTTTAATTTAATCAGACATCAATTTATTTCATTTATTGATACCATATTTTCTtacattgaaaatgaaattctaATTGTGAATTTCATAATTTTCCAACAGAATCTGACTCCGACTAGAATTAATTTGAGAAATGGCAAACTATTACCAGTTGGAGATTCTATGCTCAACTTGGATGATCTCCAGAGGATCCATAATGATTATATATTGTCCATTTCAAGATCAGACCTCTTCTCGAATGATTTCAATCAAATTCTCTACCAATTAATCATAATTGTTCAACGATTTGCCTCATTAGCGATTGAATTCGATCAATCAATATCCGatattcatcaacttgAGAGCTTGAATCAATCAACAGATTTATCTTCTCATATATCTTCGATATCACTGAAAATCGAtaaaataatgaagaaattgaacaaagaTATTGTCactcattttgaaaattgtaTGAACCTTTTGATTCAATCACTTCGAAATTCATCAAAGTCATCATTGATATCGTTATCTCACATTTTAGAAGTTTAA
- a CDS encoding uncharacterized protein (PKUD0E00900; similar to Saccharomyces cerevisiae YHR123W (EPT1) and YNL130C (CPT1); ancestral locus Anc_2.138), protein MSIWIPQSSIGHLREYKYQSEDRSLTTKYILKPFWVKFERIFPTWMAPNMVTLLGLLFIVVSDLLVMYFDPYYNKESPQWVYFYHAIAVFMYQTFDACDGIHARRTGQSGPLGELFDHCCDSMNTTLMVIQFSRNVIQTLKNEKREHEIDYAMKGLVTFISYYLMIVCLFIMYPTIWKDYTTTMLLTIGSCMSFTVGRIITGHLTKQEFPFVNFPMLVPLTQSIAIELLTRVFDVEFDVAMQFTMYSGLGASLLIYGMFVTEIIYDITTYLDIWALTIKHPKPVKDE, encoded by the exons ATGAGTATCTGGATTCCGCAATCTTCCATAGGACACCTTAGGGAGTACAAATATCAAAGTGAAGATCGTTCCCTAACTACCAAGTACATTCTCAAGCCATTCTGGGTGAAGTTTGAACGTATATTCCCAACATGGATGGCCCCAAATATGGTTACCTTGTTGGGGCTTTTGTTTATTGTTGTGTCTGACTTACTGGTCATGTACTTTGATCCTTATTACAATAAGGAATCGCCGCAATGGGTTTATTTCTACCACGCAATTGCAGTCTTTATGTATCAAACATTCGATGCTTGCGATGGTATCCATGCACGTAGAACCGGCCAAAGTGGTCCTCTGGGAGAACTGTTTGATCACTGCTGTGATTCGATGAATACCACGTTGATGGTCATCCAATTCTC AAGGAATGTTATCCAgacattgaagaatgaaaagagagaacatgaaattgattatGCCATGAAAGGCCTCGTGACATTCATCTCCTACTATTTGATGATCGTTTGCCTATTCATTATGTATCCAACAATATGGAAAGATTACACAACTACCATGCTCTTGACTATTGGGTCCTGTATGTCATTCACCGTTGGAAGAATCATTACGGGCCATTTGACCAAACAAGAGTTCCCATTTGTCAATTTCCCAATGTTGGTTCCATTAACCCAAAGTATTGCAATAGAATTGTTGACTAGAgtatttgatgttgaatttgacgTTGCAATGCAATTCACAATGTATTCTGGCCTTGGTGCCAGCCTCTTAATTTATGGTATGTTTGTCACGGAAATCATCTACGATATTACCACCTATTTAGACATTTGGGCATTGACAATCAAGCATCCAAAACCAGTCAAGGATGAATAG